A part of Macrobrachium nipponense isolate FS-2020 chromosome 26, ASM1510439v2, whole genome shotgun sequence genomic DNA contains:
- the LOC135200168 gene encoding gastrula zinc finger protein XlCGF48.2-like — MEVKDPSTFHLIGQDNKNIEDNPRAISSDTEDNSIYLAPTVEVKVKEELDHPESTEEEDPLSFSPNNHDYKNFESSSALITDSGDDDDDTLYQGPSVKVEVKADPEVFEFGEMTDSEKDSLNYDDNCRKNVIGEENLLNQRKHIKGRKDEKKFTCAECGRSFSQSHKLKVHMRTHTGERPYSCTECQSSFAVPHSLRVHMRSHTGEKPFSCSECGSKFVLSGHLRKHMRIHTGEKALFLL, encoded by the coding sequence ATGGAGGTCAAAGACCCATCAACATTCCATTTAATTGGtcaggataacaaaaatattgaGGATAACCCACGAGCAATATCCAGTGATACTGAGGATAACTCCATTTACCTAGCTCCAACTGTTGAGGTTAAAGTCAAAGAAGAGCTTGATCATCCTGAGAGTACAGAAGAGGAAGATCCACTATCATTTTCACCAAACAATCATGATTACAAAAATTTTGAGTCTAGTTCAGCTTTAATCACAGacagtggtgatgatgatgatgacacatTATATCAAGGTCCATCTGTTAAAGTTGAGGTCAAGGCTGACCCAGAGGTGTTTGAGTTTGGTGAAATGACAGACAGTGAAAAGGACTCACTAAATTATGATGATAATTGTAGGAAGAATGTGATTGGTGAGGAGAATCTTCTTAATCAGAGAAAGCACATAAAAGGccggaaagatgaaaaaaaattcacctgTGCAGAATGTGGGAGATCGTTTTCACAGTCACATAAACTCAAAGTTCACATGAGGACCCATACAGGTGAGAGGCCTTATTCCTGCACTGAATGTCAGAGTAGTTTTGCTGTACCACATAGTCTCCGAGTGCATATGAGAAGTCATACAGGTGAAAAGCCATTCAGCTGCTCTGAGTGCGGAAGTAAATTTGTACTATCAGGTCATCTTCGAAAACACatgagaatccacactggagagaaagCCTTATTCTTGCTCTGA